From Alosa sapidissima isolate fAloSap1 chromosome 2, fAloSap1.pri, whole genome shotgun sequence, one genomic window encodes:
- the rab3gap1 gene encoding rab3 GTPase-activating protein catalytic subunit isoform X1, with translation MMAADSDPESEVFEITDFTTASEWERFVSRVEEVLNDWKLIGSVAGKPPEKGDYTSGTWEEKSQEINFADFKFSIAHNYLKQETPENEGKEETEEDAYPAAMQDLLCMNNDFPPRAHCLVRWYGMREFVTISPGANCEAIISESKCNLLLSSVSIALANTGCQVPVFVQIQQKWRRMYTGECQGSGVRTDFEMVHLRKVPSQYNHLAGLLDIFKSKIGCPLTPLPPINIAIRFTYILQDWQQYSWPQQPPDFDALLAGEVGGVEFGKLPFGACEDPISELHLATTWPHLTEGIVVDNDVYSDLDPLQAPHWSVRVRKADNPQCLLGEFLLEFYKLCQLKESTEELLGRSAGEEESKENADISHALSKLTEPTTVPMSKLSVSNMVHSARKRIRRHRRVDESPLNNDVLNSILLYLFPDAATDKPADAIAAKAKQGNPDRKAEQEMEPDDYNLFNQFKSAPSDSLTHRLALCICMVNFYHGGVRAVAHLWQEFVLEMRYRWENNYLVYGLASGTPDLRCCLLHQKLQMLNCCIERKRARDDSRQKGVSPEGPRERKVSGPENGRLPTESSSSLSPGGAAAAAAEVSPGKSWESWSDSEDEFFECLSDTEELKETPADGAKETGKAKPEGRLQPHGNLTLLNSDEPLYIPVTQEPAPMTEDTLEEQSEVLAKLGTSAEGAHLRARMQSACLLSDMESFKAANPGCHLEDFVRWYSPRDYVEEEATNEAGQTVVKGDLSARMKIPGNMWVEAWETAKATPVRRQRRLFDDTKEAEKVLHYLAVQKPADLTRHLLPCLLHAAVLKVKEEEAKEDILSVRKAMQQMISHASKLLRHPSPDYKKVEDLINQVMVLEAVIARARSLKAKFGIGKSEREGEEEEELERFVSSLLEEPEVAVLGAGRGPAGTIIHKLFVSSQRVADFNDEAALLAPLEEDSGRPGGVEDKKPASAGGIPDFPPPAGREVILRTCVPRPAPYSKALPQRMFCVMLREEFRLAGAFSSDTSFF, from the exons ATGATGGCGGCTGACAGTGAT CCCGAGTCGGAAGTGTTTGAGATCACGGACTTCACCACCGCATCGGAGTGGGAGAG GTTTGTATCAAGAGTGGAGGAAGTCCTAAATGACTGGAAACTCATTGGGAGTGTTGCTGGAAAACCCCCAGAAAAG GGAGATTACACGAGCGGCACATGGGAGGAGAAGAGTCAGGAGATCAACTTTGCCGATTTCAAATTCTCCATCGCACACAATTATCTTAAGCAGGAGACTCCGGAAAATGAGGGCAAAGAGGAGACGGAGGAAG ATGCATACCCTGCGGCCATGCAGGACCTGCTTTGCATGAACAATGACTTCCCTCCCAGAGCCCACTGCCTCGTCCGATG GTACGGTATGCGTGAGTTTGTGACCATCTCTCCCGGGGCAAACTGCGAGGCGATTATCAGTGAGTCCAAGTGTAATCTGCTCCTCAGCTCAGTATCCATCGCACTGGCGAACACGGGCTG CCAGGTGCCGGTGTTCGTGCAGATCCAGCAGAAATGGCGGCGCATGTACACCGGTGAATGCCAGGGCTCGGGTGTGCGCACCGACTTCGAGATGGTCCACCTTCGCAAGGTCCCCAGCCAGTACAACCATCTCGCCGGACTCCTGGACATCTTCAAATCCAAAATT GGCTGCCCTCTGACGCCGCTGCCACCCATTAACATTGCCATCCGCTTCACCTACATCCTTCAGGACTGGCAGCAGTACTCCTGGCCACAGCAGCCCCCTG ACTTCGATGCTCTCCTTGCTGGAGAGGTGGGTGGAGTGGAGTTTGGAAAGCTGCCTTTTGGGGCCTGTGAGGATCCAATCAG TGAGCTCCACCTTGCAACCACTTGGCCACATTTGACAGAGGGGATTGTGGTGGATAACGATGTGTATTC TGACTTGGATCCTCTTCAGGCTCCTCATTGGTCCGTGAGAGTACGCAAGGCGGATAACCCCCAATGCTTGCTGG GTGAGTTCCTGCTGGAGTTCTATAAGCTGTGCCAGCTGAAGGAGTCTACTGAGGAACTGCTGGGTAGAAGTGccggggaggaggagagcaaaG AAAACGCAGACATAAGCCACGCGCTGTCCAAACTGACCGAGCCCACGACTGTGCCCATGTCCAAGCTCTCCGTGTCCAACATGGTGCACAGTGCTCGCAAGCGCATTCGTCGCCACAGGCGTGTTGACGAGTCACCCCTCAACAACGACGTCCTCAACTCCATCCTGCTG tatcTGTTCCCAGATGCAGCAACAGACAAGCCTGCTGATGCAATCGCGGCCAAGGCCAAACAGGGGAACCCTGACAGGAAAGCAGAGCAGGAGATGGAGCCGGATGACTAT AACTTATTCAACCAGTTCAAGTCTGCGCCCTCAGACAGTCTGACGCATCGTCTGGCCCTGTGCATCTGCATGGTGAACTTCTACCACGGGGGCGTGCGTGCGGTGGCTCACCTCTGGCAGGAGTTTGTGCTGGAGATGCGCTACCGCTGGGAGAACAACTACCTCGTCTACGG TCTGGCCAGTGGGACTCCGGACCTCAGGTGCTGTCTCCTCCATCAGAAGCTACAG ATGCTGAACTGCTGCATCGAACGCAAGAGGGCCCGAGACGACAGCCGCCAGAAGGGCGTTTCCCCCGAGGGTCCCCGGGAGCGGAAGGTGTCGGGCCCGGAGAACGGGCGCCTGCCGACGGAGAGCTCCAGCAGCCTGTCTCCCGGTGgggcggcggcggcagcggccGAGGTGTCGCCCGGCAAATCATGGGAGTCGTGGAGCGACAGCGAGGACGAGTTCTTCGAGTGTCTGAGCGACACAGAGGAGCTGAAAGAGACGCCTGCCGATGGGGCCAAGGAGACCGGCAAGGCCAAGCCAGAGGGCCGTCTGCAGCCCCACGGGAACCTCACCCTGCTCAACTCAGACGAGCCCCTGTACATCCCAGTCACGCAG GAGCCTGCGCCCATGACTGAGGACACTCTGGAGGAGCAGTCGGAGGTGTTGGCCAAACTGGGCACGTCGGCGGAGGGAGCCCACCTCCGTGCCCGTATGCAGAGCGCTTGTCTGCTCTCTGACATGGAGTCCTTCAAG GCGGCGAACCCCGGCTGCCACCTGGAGGACTTTGTGCGGTGGTACTCGCCCCGCGACTACGTGGAGGAGGAGGCGACGAACGAGGCCGGCCAGACGGTAGTCAAGGGCGACCTCAGTGCCCGCATGAAGATCCCGGGCAACATGTGGGTGGAGGCCTGGGAGACGGCCAAGGCTACACCCGTGCGCAGGCAACGACGCCTCTTCGACGACACCAAGGAGGCCGAGAAG GTGCTACACTACCTGGCGGTGCAGAAACCAGCTGACCTCACGAGGCACCTGCTCCCCTGCCTGCTGCATGCCGCCGTGCTCAAGGTCAAGGAGGAAG AGGCCAAGGAGGACATCTTGTCGGTGCGTAAGGCCATGCAGCAGATGATCTCCCATGCCAGCAAGCTTCTGCGCCACCCCAGCCCTGACTACAAGAAGGTTGAG GACCTCATTAACCAGGTCATGGTGCTGGAGGCAGTCATAGCCCGGGCCCGCTCCCTTAAAGCCAAGTTTGGCATCGGGAAGAGCGagcgagaaggagaggaggaagaggagctggaaag GTTTGTCAGCTCTCTGCTGGAGGAGCCAGAGGTAGCGGTCCTGGGAGCGGGACGAGGCCCAGCCGGCACCATCATCCACAAGCTGTTTGTCAGCTCACAGAGG
- the rab3gap1 gene encoding rab3 GTPase-activating protein catalytic subunit isoform X2: MMAADSDPESEVFEITDFTTASEWERFVSRVEEVLNDWKLIGSVAGKPPEKGDYTSGTWEEKSQEINFADFKFSIAHNYLKQETPENEGKEETEEDAYPAAMQDLLCMNNDFPPRAHCLVRWYGMREFVTISPGANCEAIISESKCNLLLSSVSIALANTGCQVPVFVQIQQKWRRMYTGECQGSGVRTDFEMVHLRKVPSQYNHLAGLLDIFKSKIGCPLTPLPPINIAIRFTYILQDWQQYSWPQQPPDFDALLAGEVGGVEFGKLPFGACEDPISELHLATTWPHLTEGIVVDNDVYSDLDPLQAPHWSVRVRKADNPQCLLGEFLLEFYKLCQLKESTEELLGRSAGEEESKENADISHALSKLTEPTTVPMSKLSVSNMVHSARKRIRRHRRVDESPLNNDVLNSILLYLFPDAATDKPADAIAAKAKQGNPDRKAEQEMEPDDYNLFNQFKSAPSDSLTHRLALCICMVNFYHGGVRAVAHLWQEFVLEMRYRWENNYLVYGLASGTPDLRCCLLHQKLQMLNCCIERKRARDDSRQKGVSPEGPRERKVSGPENGRLPTESSSSLSPGGAAAAAAEVSPGKSWESWSDSEDEFFECLSDTEELKETPADGAKETGKAKPEGRLQPHGNLTLLNSDEPLYIPVTQEPAPMTEDTLEEQSEVLAKLGTSAEGAHLRARMQSACLLSDMESFKAANPGCHLEDFVRWYSPRDYVEEEATNEAGQTVVKGDLSARMKIPGNMWVEAWETAKATPVRRQRRLFDDTKEAEKVLHYLAVQKPADLTRHLLPCLLHAAVLKVKEEEAKEDILSVRKAMQQMISHASKLLRHPSPDYKKVEDLINQVMVLEAVIARARSLKAKFGIGKSEREGEEEEELERFVSSLLEEPEVAVLGAGRGPAGTIIHKLFVSSQRAALLAPLEEDSGRPGGVEDKKPASAGGIPDFPPPAGREVILRTCVPRPAPYSKALPQRMFCVMLREEFRLAGAFSSDTSFF; the protein is encoded by the exons ATGATGGCGGCTGACAGTGAT CCCGAGTCGGAAGTGTTTGAGATCACGGACTTCACCACCGCATCGGAGTGGGAGAG GTTTGTATCAAGAGTGGAGGAAGTCCTAAATGACTGGAAACTCATTGGGAGTGTTGCTGGAAAACCCCCAGAAAAG GGAGATTACACGAGCGGCACATGGGAGGAGAAGAGTCAGGAGATCAACTTTGCCGATTTCAAATTCTCCATCGCACACAATTATCTTAAGCAGGAGACTCCGGAAAATGAGGGCAAAGAGGAGACGGAGGAAG ATGCATACCCTGCGGCCATGCAGGACCTGCTTTGCATGAACAATGACTTCCCTCCCAGAGCCCACTGCCTCGTCCGATG GTACGGTATGCGTGAGTTTGTGACCATCTCTCCCGGGGCAAACTGCGAGGCGATTATCAGTGAGTCCAAGTGTAATCTGCTCCTCAGCTCAGTATCCATCGCACTGGCGAACACGGGCTG CCAGGTGCCGGTGTTCGTGCAGATCCAGCAGAAATGGCGGCGCATGTACACCGGTGAATGCCAGGGCTCGGGTGTGCGCACCGACTTCGAGATGGTCCACCTTCGCAAGGTCCCCAGCCAGTACAACCATCTCGCCGGACTCCTGGACATCTTCAAATCCAAAATT GGCTGCCCTCTGACGCCGCTGCCACCCATTAACATTGCCATCCGCTTCACCTACATCCTTCAGGACTGGCAGCAGTACTCCTGGCCACAGCAGCCCCCTG ACTTCGATGCTCTCCTTGCTGGAGAGGTGGGTGGAGTGGAGTTTGGAAAGCTGCCTTTTGGGGCCTGTGAGGATCCAATCAG TGAGCTCCACCTTGCAACCACTTGGCCACATTTGACAGAGGGGATTGTGGTGGATAACGATGTGTATTC TGACTTGGATCCTCTTCAGGCTCCTCATTGGTCCGTGAGAGTACGCAAGGCGGATAACCCCCAATGCTTGCTGG GTGAGTTCCTGCTGGAGTTCTATAAGCTGTGCCAGCTGAAGGAGTCTACTGAGGAACTGCTGGGTAGAAGTGccggggaggaggagagcaaaG AAAACGCAGACATAAGCCACGCGCTGTCCAAACTGACCGAGCCCACGACTGTGCCCATGTCCAAGCTCTCCGTGTCCAACATGGTGCACAGTGCTCGCAAGCGCATTCGTCGCCACAGGCGTGTTGACGAGTCACCCCTCAACAACGACGTCCTCAACTCCATCCTGCTG tatcTGTTCCCAGATGCAGCAACAGACAAGCCTGCTGATGCAATCGCGGCCAAGGCCAAACAGGGGAACCCTGACAGGAAAGCAGAGCAGGAGATGGAGCCGGATGACTAT AACTTATTCAACCAGTTCAAGTCTGCGCCCTCAGACAGTCTGACGCATCGTCTGGCCCTGTGCATCTGCATGGTGAACTTCTACCACGGGGGCGTGCGTGCGGTGGCTCACCTCTGGCAGGAGTTTGTGCTGGAGATGCGCTACCGCTGGGAGAACAACTACCTCGTCTACGG TCTGGCCAGTGGGACTCCGGACCTCAGGTGCTGTCTCCTCCATCAGAAGCTACAG ATGCTGAACTGCTGCATCGAACGCAAGAGGGCCCGAGACGACAGCCGCCAGAAGGGCGTTTCCCCCGAGGGTCCCCGGGAGCGGAAGGTGTCGGGCCCGGAGAACGGGCGCCTGCCGACGGAGAGCTCCAGCAGCCTGTCTCCCGGTGgggcggcggcggcagcggccGAGGTGTCGCCCGGCAAATCATGGGAGTCGTGGAGCGACAGCGAGGACGAGTTCTTCGAGTGTCTGAGCGACACAGAGGAGCTGAAAGAGACGCCTGCCGATGGGGCCAAGGAGACCGGCAAGGCCAAGCCAGAGGGCCGTCTGCAGCCCCACGGGAACCTCACCCTGCTCAACTCAGACGAGCCCCTGTACATCCCAGTCACGCAG GAGCCTGCGCCCATGACTGAGGACACTCTGGAGGAGCAGTCGGAGGTGTTGGCCAAACTGGGCACGTCGGCGGAGGGAGCCCACCTCCGTGCCCGTATGCAGAGCGCTTGTCTGCTCTCTGACATGGAGTCCTTCAAG GCGGCGAACCCCGGCTGCCACCTGGAGGACTTTGTGCGGTGGTACTCGCCCCGCGACTACGTGGAGGAGGAGGCGACGAACGAGGCCGGCCAGACGGTAGTCAAGGGCGACCTCAGTGCCCGCATGAAGATCCCGGGCAACATGTGGGTGGAGGCCTGGGAGACGGCCAAGGCTACACCCGTGCGCAGGCAACGACGCCTCTTCGACGACACCAAGGAGGCCGAGAAG GTGCTACACTACCTGGCGGTGCAGAAACCAGCTGACCTCACGAGGCACCTGCTCCCCTGCCTGCTGCATGCCGCCGTGCTCAAGGTCAAGGAGGAAG AGGCCAAGGAGGACATCTTGTCGGTGCGTAAGGCCATGCAGCAGATGATCTCCCATGCCAGCAAGCTTCTGCGCCACCCCAGCCCTGACTACAAGAAGGTTGAG GACCTCATTAACCAGGTCATGGTGCTGGAGGCAGTCATAGCCCGGGCCCGCTCCCTTAAAGCCAAGTTTGGCATCGGGAAGAGCGagcgagaaggagaggaggaagaggagctggaaag GTTTGTCAGCTCTCTGCTGGAGGAGCCAGAGGTAGCGGTCCTGGGAGCGGGACGAGGCCCAGCCGGCACCATCATCCACAAGCTGTTTGTCAGCTCACAGAGG
- the LOC121704105 gene encoding FAST kinase domain-containing protein 3, mitochondrial-like produces MNSISYISTSVRTVGKLTSNSACRRLIQRTEPYGLCTKQLVHVCNMHMTHGRGSQALQFSNVTEKDSLDFINQIERYRTLSNTLPTGEAYLTHSPANRRATLQTLQSFNDSEMWNIVKNTPNGVSISGLATLMGICVKIGMDPDSPTGLISKLKKECLRILNEEDVPITNLCLLGEVVYSLEGASPLLSEVLKSVSDSVDVDLTPLDASHLYTFFALIGTQHIHPRLMTRLNRCTERLAHRLPPTAISNILHSLAVLQEGQSVTLISRLIERSTLTMGSFSDAELSGILRALARLSQYDAQFLYSLEHQLVNRIEECDPDLISSVMEYCLHVRWCTSAVFEAVAERFVQNAEMYSTTQIAQQIVAMGRLNYLPSCASEMFKKLESILTSRFSQFQPRTLLNMLHSCIHLERFPLNFVSRVFSSTFLQRLEVQGHGLDKKALAQLTQLSMCTSLECTFYQGPKLPYHYHMKKFPAVEYFFESPLDRFLFRKVHGPLCKVLGGRNYFSTRVFTQNGYTVDVEICLDEEGLILPLTQWDQTHKRIALCLDGPDRFCTNTHHLLGKEVTKRRHLQKLGFVVIQIPYFEYEILRTQRQQTRYLHQKISHTVSEG; encoded by the exons ATGAATTCAATATCTTATATATCAACCTCTGTGAGAACTGTTGGTAAGTTAACCTCCAACTCAGCGTGTCGGAGGTTAATTCAAAGAACTGAACCATATGGGTTATGTACAAAGCAGCTGGTACATGTATGTAACATGCATATGACACATGGGAGGGGTTCTCAAGCGCTTCAGTTCAGTAACGTGACTGAGAAGGACAGTCTCGATTTCATCAATCAAATTGAAAGATATCGCACACTGTCAAATACACTGCCTACCGGTGAAGCCTACTTAACACATTCGCCTGCGAATAGACGTGCTACTCTTCAGACTCTTCAGTCCTTTAACGACAGTGAGATGTGGAACATTGTAAAGAACACCCCTAACGGCGTGAGCATATCTGGTCTTGCCACCTTAATGGGGATCTGTGTCAAGATCGGCATGGACCCTGACAGTCCAACAGGCCTCATATCAAAACTTAAAAAGGAGTGCCTTAGGATACTCAATGAAGAAGATGTGCCTATCACTAACTTGTGCCTTCTTGGGGAGGTGGTGTATAGCTTGGAGGGTGCATCACCTCTTCTCAGTGAAGTTTTGAAATCAGTTAGTGATAGTGTTGATGTTGATCTAACGCCACTGGATGCTTCTCATCTCTACACCTTCTTTGCATTGATTGGGACCCAACACATTCACCCACGTCTCATGACAAGACTGAACAGGTGCACAGAGAGGTTGGCACACAGACTACCGCCAACTGCCATTAGCAACATCCTTCATTCCCTGGCTGTGTTGCAGGAAGGTCAGTCTGTCACGCTTATTTCTAGGCTTATAGAGCGCTCCACTCTTACCATGGGATCATTTAGTGATGCAGAACTTAGTGGGATTCTCCGTGCTCTTGCACGGTTATCACAGTACGATGCACAATTCCTATATTCCCTTGAGCATCAGCTAGTTAACAGAATAGAAGAATGTGATCCAGACCTTATCAGTTCAGTAATGGAATACTGTCTACATGTGCGCTGGTGCACCAGCGCTGTATTTGAAGCCGTCGCCGAGCGATTCGTCCAAAATGCAGAGATGTACAGCACGACTCAAATTGCCCAGCAAATTGTTGCCATGGGAAGACTGAATTATCTCCCAAGCTGTGCCAGTGAGATGTTCAAGAAGTTGGAGAGCATCCTCACCTCAAGGTTCTCTCAGTTCCAGCCCCGGACTCTACTCAACATGCTGCACTCCTGCATCCACTTGGAGAGGTTCCCTCTGAACTTTGTATCCAGAGTCTTCAGTTCCACCTTTCTTCAAAGATTAGAAG TGCAAGGTCATGGCTTGGACAAAAAAGCATTAGCACAGCTCACACAGCTCAGTATGTGCACCTCGCTGGAGTGCACCTTCTATCAG GGGCCAAAACTTCCATATCATTACCACATGAAGAAGTTCCCAGCAGTTGAGTACTTTTTCGAGAGCCCGCTGGACCGCTTTCTGTTCAGAAAGGTCCATGGTCCTCTTTGCAAGGTGCTGGGTGGAAGGAATTATTTTTCCACCAGGGTTTTCACACAAAATGGATACACTGTTG ATGTGGAGATCTGCTTAGATGAAGAAGGCCTGATTTTGCCTCTCACACAATGGGATCAGACCCACAAAAG AATTGCCCTTTGTTTGGATGGGCCTGACCGATtctgcacaaatacacaccaccTTTTGGGCAAGGAGGTCACAAAGAGGAGACATCTCCAAAAGCTGGGCTTTGTGGTGATACAG ATTCCTTACTTTGAATATGAGATTTTGAGGACACAGAGACAGCAAACACGATATCTTCATCAGAAGATAAGTCACACAGTCTCTGAAGGATGA